In Buteo buteo chromosome 16, bButBut1.hap1.1, whole genome shotgun sequence, the DNA window GCTGGGGATTCGCACCCCAGAGCTGGAAGCCTCTGCCAAGCTCTGGAAGCAGTGTGCCTCCAAACCAGGCGTCTCAGCTCCCTCTAGGgccaaaggaaaggaaaaggcgCTTCCAAAAGTTGCTCCACCTGCTCCTAAAATCCTCAGCTGGAAGCAGGCTGTGGAGGGTCCTGGCCTTCCCTGGGTCTGCAGTGAGAGGCTCAAGCAGGGACAGGGGTGTTGGGGTCCCTAATGCTGGCGATGCCCGTGGCCACCAACGCGGTGTGAAGCCAGCCctagctgcctgcagccagagatGCCAGAACCCTGTACCTAAATATTCCTGTTCCACCAAGAAATAGCTCTGGTAAAGCCCTGGGCAGCGGTCAGGCATTTGCAGCctccaaaagaggaaaaaaagcccaagtgAAGTCCCAGAGCCGTGTCTGCCAGCCCTGcgctctcctgcctgctccccgaACCAGCTCCCGTGTCTGGTCTCATGGGTGGAGGTCGAGTCAAACCTCGTCCTGTTTgtccctttttcccttctcctgcagagcagccccgCTGGGAAGGGGAGACTTTGTTCCCCTGTGCAGTCCCAGAGCTGGAGCTCTCTGCAGCGTCCAGTGCTGGAGACTTTACCGAGCACAGGGGAGGATGAGGACGAGAGGGGACGGGACTAGCGCCCAGCGTCCTACCCCACAGCATCCTACCCCGCACCCATCAAACGTCCAGGAAACCTGGGGGGTCCTCACAGGCCAGCGTGGAGGACCCCAGCCCTCCTGGCGAGCAGATGGGGGACGGCGGCCACGAAGGAAATAGCTGTTTTCTGGCAGAACTGGAGACCGGTGGCCGGCGGAGGGAGGAAGGGGCCTCCGAGCTTGCCCCTCGGGAGCTCCTCGCCATGTGCGGTGGCTCCGTTCCCAGGCTGAGCTCTCATTTCCTATCGGAAACAACCACATCTCCTTTCCTTTGGCTCCCACCGGGCCCGTGCCGGAGCCGTCCGGCACCGCACGCCGTGCTGCCGCCCCCCTGGCTCGCTCCTGCGGGTGGGCTGTCCTCACCGGGGACAGACCCACAGGGTCGAGGCGCTCATGAAGGAAGGAGAatcccaaagaaaataaaaaagcaataaaggaGCTTCCTTGGGATCTTTATAAACTAATGGGGTTTATAATGTTTGTGCCATGTCCTGtttcactcctttttttttttcctgtaagggAAACTGCCAGGGCTGGCTGTCTCGTAGTGGCCCTAACGAGGGCAGCCAAATGAACCTCCCAGCACCTCGTTAGGACTCTGCCACGGCTGGCACATAGCTAATTGCAGAGATGATGCCCAAGCAAAGCATCTGCAACTGGGGATGGAGATGACTCGCCCAGGACTGGGCAGGGGGGTCTCCTCCTTGGAACACCCCAAGGGACAAGCGTTCAACcctttccccaggctgcagcgAAGCCCTCGGAGGGGGTGCCCACCTCGGGCTTGCAAAGCCCCTCTCActgcctccctctccctccacctCGAGTACACAGCCTCTCTCCCCTCCATTGGCAAAGCCACCTCGTTGAGCAAGAGGGGCCTGACAAGATTTCCATGAACAAACTTCCTGCAGGGAGCAAAGGGCAGCAGGATTGCGTCCCTGCCCGACCACCACCTCCCGGAGAGCTTCAAACAGTGAAGGGACCGCTAACGGTGgctgtggagaggaggaggagggcaagCCCAGGCTGAAGGAGGTacctgggtgggggggtgaggtGTGGGGTGCAGGATAGGGTGTGGGACATCCTTGTAAGAGGATGTCAGTGCTTCTCGTGTCACCGCTCATGTGGACACGTTCCATGTGCTGGTCCCCAGCAGGGTGGGAGCTGGCCTGGTCCTTCAGCTTCCCCGCCTGCCCCGGCTCCTCAGCCCCACTCTGCCCACAGGCGATGGCAGCCACCACGGTGACCGAGTCCGGAGGCATGAGGATCATCACGGAGGTCATCCCGGCCACAGACCCCCGAGCGGCCCAGCTGGCCTCCAGCTCCACGCTGCCTGCATCCACCACGTTGTCATTTCAAGTCAGAGGCTTCAGAAAGGCTCAGCCCAAGGCGCTGGGGGTGAGAGATGGCATTCCGGGGTGATGCGGCACCACAGGGGCAAAGCAGGGACTAAGTATCCCCAGGGACTGTCCTGCTTGAGGTTCTCCTTGGCTGGGGCAGAGGTGACATATGAAACCAGCGCCCTTTGCTGGCTCACACTGCTGCGCCAAGTGCCCGCACACCCAGGAATCCCGAGTCCCTTCTCGGCACTGCAGGGTGCAGTCAAGACATGGTGTGACAGTGGGATCGGGGTGGAACGCAGCTAACAGCAACAGTGATATCCATCCTTTGCTGGTGCTGGCAGACAGGCAGTGCTTTGAGTCGAGAGTGACCGGGGGGATCCTTCTCCCCTGTCCTTCCCCAGACCATCCACATCTTCACTGGGATCATCCATGTCTGCTTTGGGATCATATTGACGGTGTCAGAGTACAGGAAACCTTCCCTCCCTGTGGCCAGCGGGGTCCTCTTCTGGCTCGGGCTCCTGGTAAGCAGGAACGTGCTTGGCCTTCGCCTCCTCACTGTCCGATGAGGACAGGGGGATCTCAGCAGATCGCGGATCAGATTTCCTTGTCACTAGGGCCTCCTCTTACACCCACATCTTCTGGCTGTCCcccctggggatggagggggtgTGCATGCAGTGCCAAACACCGATTTGCAGCCGGAGGGGCACCAGAATGTGCGGGATGGGTGACAGGGAGGGGTGCCTTGCTGCTGATGCCctccttcctctgttttctgagCAGCTCCTGGTCTCAGGCTCTCTGCTGGTGGAAAGTGAAAAAAGAGATAACATCTTGCTGGTAAGGAGGTCCCCTGCGGCCAGGCTGGGAAGGGCAAAGCATCTCCTGTTGCTTTTGTGACTTCTGTCCCTTCCAGTGGCTGGTGGGACCCTTCCGCAGCCTGGAATCACCCTGCAGGGTCTACAGCGAGGCACCTCAGGCCTGTCTCACCCTCGGGATGTGCCCAGCTCTCTCCCTCTCAAGCAGAGGGTGGGCAATCCTTCACGATTCAGGGCTTCCACAAGATGCTTGGGGCCTGGTGGAGTCAGTCTCGGATGATGGGGACAAAAGGCGTCACAGAGGGTGGCTGCCCTGGGTGGCTTTTACAGCATTATATCTGACCTGAGTTGAATAATCCAGATTGGAGGCATCCCTGCTCAGACAGCTCAAACCAAAAGCCCCAGGCAGCCTCTCCCCTGGCTCTGTGGCACCTTGTGGGGGGTCTCTGGCAGGGTGGGCATCGAGCTGCCACCCACACAGCTCCTGTGCTCTTGGCGGGAGCAGaagggacagagctgctgaTGTGAGGTGACCCACACAGGTGAAGACCTGCTGCGTTGTCAACATGGGGGTCATCCTGAGCACGCTGGTGGCCACTCTTGTCCACACCACGGCCATCACTCACGATGCCCCTGGCTGCGAGACCAACATGCCGTACCAGCTGAAAGCCGAGTGGTGCTTCAACGCTGATAACAAGGTAAAGCCCCCTGGTCCTGCTCAGGTGGTGGGTCCGAGCCTCCCAGTGCTGCGCGGGACAAGCAAACAGGGCGATTGCCAGGCAGAAGAGGGGGACAAGGGGTGCTGCCAGCAAGCGGGACCTGCAGGACCCTTCCGCTCTCCTCCTCGCAGATCCTGACCAACGGGCTGGATTCCATGTTCGTCATCTTCAGCTTCCTGGAGTTCTGCGTGGCGGTGGCGGCCCTGGCCTTTGGCTACAATGCCATCAAGCAGCACAACTACATGCCCATGGTGAGGGGGAGCTGGGGCCCCGTCACAGCCCAGAGCCCTGGGGTGCTGGCTCCTGCATTTTGGAGGAGTGGGACAGCATTACCCAcccccttctttcctctgaggTTACACACCAAGCCGGTAGCCCACAGGGGTTTCTCTACGTGACCctaaaagcagaatttccccttttttcccctctcccaggcGCCGTAGCCATGACCAAGCCCGCAACTGTCCAGTTAAGAACCGCCGCacgccccagccctgctgcagccgaGGTGCCAGAGcccggggagggcagggggaaacCTCCCTGGTCCCTGACGGTGGAGCTGACCGGAGCCCGAGAGCCCTCGGAGCCCCGGCCCCAGGCCTGCGCCTGGCCCCGGGAAGGAGGCCTCTCCCCTCTGTGTGTTTGGCCCCCAATAAAGGtctctccccccagcccaggccaCGCATTTCTCCGGGACTCGCtcagggggtgtgtgtggggccTCACCGGGTGGAATTGGGGGTGGGCGAAGGGCACCGGGCACTGACCGCCGCCACCACGGGATGACGGGCAACCCTACACCCCCCCTGCCCGGCACAAACATGGCGGCCCTCTGCCCGGCACAAACATGGCGGCGCTCCGCCCCGCGCCGTTGGGGAAGCGGGAGGAGTTGCCCGACACTAAAATGGCGGTCGGGGGCTCAGCGTCgcctctcttcccttctgcGCATGCGTACGGCGGCGGCGCCGCGTCGCGCCTCTGACGTCGTCGCGCCGCGCCGTCCGGGAAGGGGCAGCGTGGAGAAATGGAGGGGGAgtgcggggcggccccggcctTGGGTCCGGGCCCTGAGGGATCCAACGGAGCGGCCCCGGTCCCgaccccggcccggcggcgTCGGAAATCTGCTAAGAAGCgaaaggaggcggcggcggcggcagtgATCCCGCGGGGCAGGCCCAAATCGGGGCGGGTGTGGAAGGACCCCGGCAAGAAGAGGTGGgcgcggggaggagggggtcaGGCCTCTGGAAGGGGGGGTCTGCAGGCTCGGGGGGAGCCCTTTGGGGGGGCCTCTGGTGGACGTAGGGctgtttgggggggttttgaGCTCGGAGGGAGGCtctggggggggcagggctgttttgggggtgggttgGGCCGGGAGGGGATgtggggcgggcagggctgcTTTGATGGGGTCACGGAGGTGGTTGGTAAGGGGGATTCTGGAGCGGTCTGTAGACTTTAGGAGGGGACAAGGCTCCTTTGGGGGAGTCCTGAGCTGAGGGAAGGGTTGGGAGGGGATGTcgaggggccggggctgccaTGGGAGGCTCTAAGCTGGGAGGGTTTCACACAGTTCTGGCCTGAGAAGTTTCTGGAGAGGACCCAGAGTGGGCAAGGCCGTGTAGGGTTTCTGTGAGCCACAGGGagctcagctctgcctcctccagctgctgacaCGGCTCGTTTGCCTGCTCAGGTTCTCACACATGATCCAGGACAAGGCCCTTCGCACCTCTTGGGCACGGAAGATGAAGGAGCGGCAGGAAAGGAAGCTCGTCCGGGACCTGGCACggcagctgcaggaggggaaGCAGAGAGAGCGAGAGGTAACGGGCTCGGAAGCTGGGCCTTGAGCTCAAGACCCTGCAGGTAGCATCGCTCAGCCTCTCTGCGCCTGCTGTCTCCATGGGGCAGCGACCGTGCTCGTGACACTGGCACCCCATGGGGCAGGTTTGCCGGGCAGCCGGGGCCTCTGCTGTCCCAGCCCTCGGCTGAAGCTACCCGCTCCCTTTGCTAGGGCGAGCTGAGGGATGTGTTGCAGAGTCAGGCCGTGACCAGAGACTTTCCACCTCTCTCCATATGCAACCCCGTGTCTCTGCCCTCATCCCAGGCTTCGGGGCCATGGCGTTATTTTGGCAAAGGCCTGCGGGTTGTCTGCCCCACAGTGAGCACAAATCACACTGGCTGCCCTTCTCATGGGTAGCCGAGACAGTGAATTCCCTGCTGTCGTGCCAAATCCAGGCTGCAACACTCATGTGCTGCAAGTCACTGACTCGGAATAAACTCGCTCAGTCAGTTCAAGGCTCGTGCCAGCGGGGGGAAAAATTGCTGCTGGTTTGGCTTCATGCAGCAGATTTCATGCTTGGGCAGGTGTCGCTTGTGCTGCCGTAGCCGTGCAGCGCTCTGACTGGTGTTGGCATCGGCTACGGGTCGATGCTAGTTTAGGTTTAAGCCCAGAGGGAGGTAGGGAGGGATGGACAGGGAACATTTTGGTGCTGCTCCCGCAGGAGAAGaagcggcggcgggaggagaaCCTGAAGCGGCGCCTGGAGAATGAGCGGAAGGCGGAGATTGTGCAAGTGGTGAGTTGCAGCCCCGCTCCTGGTTGGGGGGCACTGTGGTGGCCTGGCAGACCCAGCGGCCTCCACACCCTGGGTACTGGGCTTCAGTTTGTTCCAGTTCTTTTCCTTGGCTCCTCCTTTGAAGGATACTGTGAGCAGCGCTGGGAGGACTGGGGAAATCCAACCaaacccagctgcagcaggagggtgACTCTTCTGCTGAGCTGGCAGCTGATGTCCTGCAGGGTGGGGTGAGGGACAGCTTCTCTTTCAAGCTTGAGAAAACCAGAACTGAGGCCGCCCCGGGGATGGCTGGCACACGGGGTGATAGAGCAAGGGAAACACAGCACTGATGGGGATCCAAGCACGCTGTGCTTTCATATAGGGAAGGCGTAGCTTTTCTATCTGGAAGAGACCTGGGAACTCAGGGTGGCTGTGGTAAAGATCTGCACAGCCACGCGGTGGTGGCGAGGATGGGATTATTGCCTGTCCCCTCCAACAAAAGAGCTGCAGCAACTTGGAGATGTTCCCAAGAAGGAGTTTTAGGATAAATCTGATCAGGAGCCAGACTTCGGTCATTGCTATGTCTGCCGGTTCGGCGGCGAGAGGAAGAAGATCTCATCTCACAGCTCCGTGCGGAGGGGCCTGACTCCAGTGGGGGCTGTGCCGGCCATgctgcaggggtgggaggcTGGGAATCCTGCCATGCCCATCTCACCTGGCTCCCCCCAGTGCGGTCTCTGTGCCTGAAAGCCCCCTTTCGCCCTTCCCAGATCCGGAACCCACTGAAGCTCAAGCGGGCAAAGAAGAAGCAGCTGCGGCGGGTGGAGAAGCGGGACACGCTGGCCCTGCTCCAGAAGACACCCGTGCGGTGCAAAGCAGCCACCGAGTGAGACAGGAGACGAGGC includes these proteins:
- the LOC142039988 gene encoding membrane-spanning 4-domains subfamily A member 15-like isoform X1, coding for MSVLLVSPLMWTRSMCWSPAGWELAWSFSFPACPGSSAPLCPQAMAATTVTESGGMRIITEVIPATDPRAAQLASSSTLPASTTLSFQVRGFRKAQPKALGTIHIFTGIIHVCFGIILTVSEYRKPSLPVASGVLFWLGLLLLVSGSLLVESEKRDNILLVKTCCVVNMGVILSTLVATLVHTTAITHDAPGCETNMPYQLKAEWCFNADNKILTNGLDSMFVIFSFLEFCVAVAALAFGYNAIKQHNYMPMAP
- the LOC142039988 gene encoding uncharacterized protein LOC142039988 isoform X2, with amino-acid sequence MSVLLVSPLMWTRSMCWSPAGWELAWSFSFPACPGSSAPLCPQAMAATTVTESGGMRIITEVIPATDPRAAQLASSSTLPASTTLSFQVRGFRKAQPKALGLLVSGSLLVESEKRDNILLVKTCCVVNMGVILSTLVATLVHTTAITHDAPGCETNMPYQLKAEWCFNADNKILTNGLDSMFVIFSFLEFCVAVAALAFGYNAIKQHNYMPMAP
- the CCDC86 gene encoding coiled-coil domain-containing protein 86, with product MEGECGAAPALGPGPEGSNGAAPVPTPARRRRKSAKKRKEAAAAAVIPRGRPKSGRVWKDPGKKRFSHMIQDKALRTSWARKMKERQERKLVRDLARQLQEGKQREREEKKRRREENLKRRLENERKAEIVQVIRNPLKLKRAKKKQLRRVEKRDTLALLQKTPVRCKAATE
- the LOC142039988 gene encoding membrane-spanning 4-domains subfamily A member 15-like isoform X3: MAATTVTESGGMRIITEVIPATDPRAAQLASSSTLPASTTLSFQVRGFRKAQPKALGTIHIFTGIIHVCFGIILTVSEYRKPSLPVASGVLFWLGLLLLVSGSLLVESEKRDNILLVKTCCVVNMGVILSTLVATLVHTTAITHDAPGCETNMPYQLKAEWCFNADNKILTNGLDSMFVIFSFLEFCVAVAALAFGYNAIKQHNYMPMAP
- the LOC142039988 gene encoding uncharacterized protein LOC142039988 isoform X4, producing MAATTVTESGGMRIITEVIPATDPRAAQLASSSTLPASTTLSFQVRGFRKAQPKALGLLVSGSLLVESEKRDNILLVKTCCVVNMGVILSTLVATLVHTTAITHDAPGCETNMPYQLKAEWCFNADNKILTNGLDSMFVIFSFLEFCVAVAALAFGYNAIKQHNYMPMAP